The Rhododendron vialii isolate Sample 1 chromosome 8a, ASM3025357v1 genome has a window encoding:
- the LOC131335400 gene encoding E3 ubiquitin-protein ligase KEG-like has protein sequence MAEEIGESTPAVSFDYELYEGDPDHLRTVAATPPLISPWIDPASLKLKHRIGRGPFGDVWLATHHQSGADFDEYHEVAVKMLHTVEKDHMQKFLNKFEELFPKLRRHSGVCWLHGISILSGKICIAMKFYEGSVGDCMAQLKGGKLPLPNVLRHGIDLAKGIEGLHSIGLLVLNLKPSNFLLNEHNQVILGDFGIPYLLLGIPLPNLDLALRIGTPNYMAPEQWEPEVRGPITFETDTWGFGCSIVEMLTGVQPWFGMSIAEIYDSVVVKQEKPQLPKGLPPAVENVINGCFEYDLRNRPLMADIIHAFESSQNAISNDGEWIGLGSRSFLEKSDSSGYTSWFLSKDHFQVGDTVRSRKIVNSCKAKSMDVPEGTIVGLEKDTDRGGFVLVRIHRMHNPQRVNVSTLERVTSGFVVGDWVRMIEENNHHSSVGILHSIQRNGTVAVGFLGLETLRKGHISELQMAEAYYVGQFVRVKENILTPRFDWPQKRGGAWATGKISRILPNGCLVVRFPGRLPGDVSSSYFADPSQVERVSFDSCPGIVEKYQHAEDFHWVVRPLAITIGLLTALTLGFFVGGNVRARLKKGKRNQQQGDGNTQDGQSGGNSAWLPPPVANILFREGPPTATAR, from the exons ATGGCTGAAGAGATTGGAGAATCCACACCAGCTGTTTCTTTTGACTATGAACTTTATGAAGGGGATCCTGACCACCTTCGAACTGTAGCAGCTACACCCCCTCTGATCAGCCCATGGATTGATCCTGCATCATTGAAACTGAAGCATCGGATTGGGCGAGGGCcgtttggtgatgtttggttgGCAACACACCACCAATCTGGTGCTGATTTCGATGAATATCATGAAGTGGCTGTTAAAATGTTACATACAGTAGAGAAGGATCACATGCAAAAGTTCTTGAATAAGTTTGAGGAACTATTTCCGAAGTTACGGAGACATTCAGGTGTTTGCTGGTTGCATGGCATCTCAATATTATCTGGGAAG ATTTGCATAGCCATGAAGTTCTACGAGGGATCGGTTGGTGATTGCATGGCACAGCTGAAAGGAGGAAAACTTCCACTGCCTAACGTCTTGAG GCATGGGATTGATTTGGCTAAAGGAATTGAAGGATTGCACTCAATTGGGTTGTTGGTGCTAAACCTCAAGCCTTCTAACTTCCTTCTTAATGAACACAATCAAGTTATCCTGGGAGATTTCGGGATCCCTTACCTACTTCTGGGTATTCCACTGCCCAACTTGGATTTGGCTCTCAGGATTGGGACCCCAAATTACATGGCTCCAGAACAATGGGAACCAGAAGTAAGAGGTCCAATCACCTTTGAGACCGATACTTGGGGGTTTGGATGCAGCATTGTTGAGATGTTGACTGGTGTTCAACCCTGGTTCGGTATGTCAATTGCAGAAATATATGACTCAGTTGTGGTGAAACAAGAAAAACCACAGCTTCCAAAGGGGCTGCCTCCTGCAGTTGAGAATGTTATCAATGGGTGTTTTGAGTATGATCTCCGGAATCGTCCTCTAATGGCAGATATAATACACGCATTTGAAAG CTCACAGAATGCTATTAGCAATGATGGAGAATGGATTGGCCTTGGAAGCAGAAGTTTCCTAGAAAAATCAGATAGCAGTGGCTACACTTCATGGTTTCTCTCTAAGGATCATTTCCAAGTGGGTGATACAGTCCGTTCGAGGAAGATAGTGAACAGTTGCAAGGCAAAATCAATGGACGTGCCAGAAGGAACTATAGTTGGTCTGGAGAAGGACACTGATCGAGGTGGATTTGTTCTCGTTCGAATCCACAGAATGCACAACCCGCAAAGGGTGAATGTATCAACTCTGGAGAGGGTTACATCTGGCTTTGTCGTTGGGGATTGGGTGCGCATGATTGAAGAAAACAACCACCACTCCTCTGTGGGAATTTTACACTCTATACAGCGAAATGGAACTGTAGCTGTGGGATTTCTTGGACTAGAGACCCTCCGGAAAGGTCATATTTCTGAGCTTCAGATGGCAGAAGCTTATTATGTAGGACAATTCGTGAGGGTAAAGGAAAATATCTTGACTCCTCGGTTTGATTGGCCTCAGAAAAGGGGAGGAGCATGGGCCACTGGCAAGATTTCGCGTATACTTCCAAATGGGTGTCTCGTTGTAAGGTTTCCTGGCAGATTGCCTGGAGATGTATCCAGTAGCTACTTTGCGGATCCATCTCAAGTGGAGAGAGTTTCGTTTGATAGTTGTCCTGGGATAGTGGAGAAGTACCAACATGCCGAGGATTTTCACTGGGTTGTGAGGCCACTAGCTATTACAATTGGATTGCTCACGGCGTTAACACTGGGTTTCTTTGTCGGAGGAAATGTGAGAGCGAGACTGAAGAAGGGTAAGAGAAACCAGCAGCAGGGTGATGGGAACACTCAAGATGGCCAGAGTGGGGGGAATTCGGCTTGGCTTCCACCACCAGTGGCAAATATCCTTTTCAGGGAAGGTCCTCCCACTGCCACTGCCAGGTGA